From one Rubrobacter xylanophilus genomic stretch:
- a CDS encoding ABC transporter permease, with the protein MKRPRMDPVLIALLLAGGLFALGSVLQPGFGSYDQATNILRLAAFLGIVAAGQTLVIISGGEGIDLSVGAVVTLGAILVFRLGTGEAGGALPALAIALGVGLLIGAANGLGITLLKIPPLVMTLGMAGVVQGLILVITRGELRGETPELLTRLVSGSLFFGIPGVVLVWVALGVLMWLLLWRTPYGRQLFAVGVNRTTARLSGVRVPAVIVATYALSGMLAALGGAILLGYTRQVFLNLGDPYTLPSVAAVVVGGTLLAGGVGSYAGTMAGALVLTLLTSLLTALDLPESARQIVYGLTLLALLSLYGRQRALRE; encoded by the coding sequence GTGAAGCGCCCGCGGATGGACCCGGTCCTCATCGCCCTGCTGCTCGCCGGCGGGCTGTTCGCTCTCGGCAGCGTCCTGCAGCCGGGCTTCGGCAGCTACGACCAGGCGACGAACATCCTGCGGCTTGCGGCCTTCCTGGGCATCGTCGCCGCCGGACAGACGCTCGTGATCATAAGCGGCGGGGAGGGGATAGACCTCTCCGTGGGGGCGGTGGTCACGCTGGGGGCCATCCTGGTCTTCAGGCTCGGCACCGGGGAGGCGGGTGGGGCGCTCCCGGCGCTCGCCATAGCGCTCGGCGTCGGGCTCCTCATAGGCGCGGCTAACGGACTCGGGATCACGCTGCTCAAGATCCCCCCGCTGGTGATGACCCTGGGGATGGCCGGGGTGGTGCAGGGCCTGATCCTGGTGATAACCCGGGGCGAGCTGCGCGGCGAGACGCCGGAGCTCCTGACCAGGCTGGTCTCGGGCTCCCTCTTCTTCGGGATCCCGGGGGTGGTGCTGGTGTGGGTTGCGCTGGGCGTCCTGATGTGGCTCCTGCTGTGGCGCACCCCCTACGGCCGGCAGCTCTTCGCCGTGGGGGTCAACCGGACCACCGCCCGGCTCTCCGGGGTCAGAGTCCCGGCCGTGATCGTGGCCACCTACGCCCTCAGCGGGATGCTCGCCGCCCTGGGCGGGGCGATCCTCCTCGGCTACACCCGGCAGGTCTTCCTCAACCTCGGCGACCCCTACACCCTTCCCTCGGTGGCCGCCGTGGTGGTCGGGGGCACCCTGCTCGCCGGCGGCGTCGGCAGCTACGCGGGGACGATGGCCGGGGCGCTGGTCCTCACCCTCCTGACCAGCCTGCTCACCGCCCTCGACCTGCCCGAGTCCGCCCGCCAGATCGTCTACGGGCTGACCCTGCTGGCCCTGCTCTCCCTCTACGGCAGGCAGCGGGCGCTCAGAGAGTGA
- a CDS encoding ABC transporter permease: MMRAAQALPRRGRLREAALRQSYAFALVLLVAAAAANYALQPNFFNPAVLGGNLMTYLPLLLLAAGQTVVVIGGGIDLSLGAILSLSNVLIVSTLGESPDASRILLAVAAGLLAGTLAGAVNGACVAYLRFQPIVTTFATSFVFSGLALYVMPSPGGSVPQGLLSAYQADPLGLPMVFWAAVLVLLAWGLLRSTRYGVYLYATGGDQLSAFVSGVPVSPVRLASYCIAGFMAALAGLAMTLSTSTGDPLIGEPLTLSSIVAVVIGGTRLSGGQGGVFGTILGVIVLGLFQSIVSFMGVPSWWQTLINGLIVVVALAGPGLLGLLRQGRRP, translated from the coding sequence ATGATGAGGGCGGCTCAGGCGCTCCCGCGGCGGGGCAGGCTGCGCGAGGCGGCGCTGCGTCAGTCCTACGCCTTCGCGCTCGTGCTGCTCGTGGCCGCGGCGGCTGCGAACTACGCCCTGCAGCCCAACTTCTTCAACCCCGCCGTCCTCGGCGGAAACCTCATGACCTACCTGCCGCTGCTGCTGCTGGCCGCGGGTCAGACCGTGGTGGTCATCGGCGGCGGGATAGACCTCTCCTTGGGGGCCATCCTCTCCCTGTCCAACGTCCTCATCGTGAGCACCCTCGGCGAATCCCCGGACGCCTCCCGGATCCTGCTCGCCGTGGCCGCCGGACTCCTGGCCGGCACCCTCGCCGGGGCGGTGAACGGGGCTTGCGTGGCCTACCTGCGCTTCCAGCCCATCGTGACCACCTTCGCCACCAGCTTCGTCTTCTCCGGGCTCGCCCTCTACGTGATGCCCAGCCCCGGGGGCTCCGTCCCGCAGGGCCTGCTCTCCGCCTACCAGGCCGATCCCCTCGGGCTGCCCATGGTCTTCTGGGCGGCGGTGCTGGTGCTCCTCGCCTGGGGGCTGCTGCGCTCAACCCGCTACGGGGTCTACCTGTACGCCACCGGCGGGGACCAGCTCTCCGCCTTCGTCAGCGGGGTACCGGTCTCACCGGTCAGGCTCGCCTCCTACTGCATCGCCGGGTTCATGGCCGCTCTGGCCGGGCTGGCGATGACGCTCAGCACCTCCACGGGAGATCCCCTAATCGGCGAGCCGCTCACCCTCAGCTCCATCGTCGCGGTCGTCATCGGGGGCACCCGCCTCAGCGGCGGTCAGGGCGGGGTCTTCGGCACCATCCTTGGCGTGATCGTGCTGGGCCTCTTCCAGAGCATCGTCTCCTTCATGGGCGTCCCCAGCTGGTGGCAGACCCTCATCAACGGGCTCATCGTGGTGGTGGCCCTCGCCGGTCCAGGGCTGCTCGGCCTGCTGCGCCAGGGGAGGCGGCCGTGA